A region of Clostridia bacterium DNA encodes the following proteins:
- a CDS encoding PFL family protein, with amino-acid sequence MISPFEVMETIKMIQEENLDIRTITMGISLRDCCHSEGIIARKKIYDKITRFASNLIKVGEDIEKEYGIPIINKRISVTPISMIAESCDEEDYVRFAETLDKAAEAVGVNFIGGFSALVHKGYTVGDRKLINSIPEALSTTKKVCSSVNLATTKAGINMDAVSEMGQIIKRTAELTAKDDGLGCAKLVVFANVPEDNPFMAGAFHGVGEPECVINVGVSGPGAVKCALEKVKGADFGTVAETIKKTAFKITRMGQLVAQEASRRLHVPFGIVDLSLAPTPAIGDSVAYILEEMGLEKCGTHGTTAALALLNDAVKKGGTMASSYVGGLSGAFIPVSEDAGMIDAVVKGALSIDKLEAMTCVCSVGLDMIVVPGKTSAETISAIIADEVAIGVINNKTTAVRIIPAPGKDVGDIVEFGGLLGSGPVMKVNGFSSTEFIKRGGRIPAPIHSLRN; translated from the coding sequence ATGATAAGTCCTTTTGAAGTTATGGAAACTATAAAAATGATACAAGAAGAAAATCTTGATATCAGAACCATTACCATGGGTATATCACTTAGGGATTGCTGCCATTCTGAAGGTATTATCGCCCGTAAAAAGATATATGATAAAATAACACGGTTTGCATCAAATCTGATAAAAGTGGGAGAAGATATAGAAAAGGAATACGGCATACCCATTATAAACAAGAGAATATCTGTAACCCCCATATCCATGATTGCAGAAAGCTGTGACGAAGAAGACTATGTAAGATTTGCAGAAACCCTGGATAAAGCTGCTGAAGCTGTGGGAGTAAACTTTATCGGCGGTTTTTCGGCTCTTGTACACAAAGGCTATACAGTAGGTGACAGAAAGCTTATCAATTCTATACCTGAAGCCTTAAGTACAACAAAGAAGGTGTGTTCTTCAGTAAATCTGGCTACCACGAAAGCAGGCATAAATATGGATGCCGTGAGCGAAATGGGGCAGATAATCAAGAGAACCGCTGAACTGACAGCTAAAGACGACGGTCTTGGCTGTGCAAAACTGGTAGTATTCGCAAATGTACCTGAGGATAACCCGTTTATGGCAGGCGCATTTCATGGAGTCGGTGAGCCGGAATGTGTAATAAACGTAGGTGTCAGCGGTCCAGGTGCTGTAAAGTGTGCCCTTGAAAAGGTAAAAGGCGCTGATTTCGGTACAGTAGCCGAAACAATCAAGAAAACAGCCTTTAAAATAACCAGAATGGGACAACTTGTTGCACAGGAAGCTTCCAGAAGGCTTCATGTGCCCTTTGGGATAGTAGATTTATCTTTGGCTCCTACACCGGCAATCGGGGACAGTGTAGCCTATATCCTGGAGGAAATGGGCCTGGAAAAATGCGGTACTCATGGTACTACTGCTGCGTTAGCCCTTCTGAATGATGCGGTAAAAAAAGGCGGTACAATGGCTTCCTCCTATGTAGGAGGTTTAAGCGGTGCCTTTATACCAGTCAGTGAAGATGCAGGCATGATTGATGCAGTCGTCAAAGGTGCTCTTTCCATTGACAAGCTCGAAGCTATGACCTGTGTCTGTTCAGTTGGTCTGGACATGATTGTTGTTCCGGGTAAAACCAGTGCTGAAACAATTTCGGCGATTATAGCAGATGAAGTAGCTATTGGAGTAATTAACAATAAGACAACAGCTGTCAGGATAATTCCGGCACCGGGCAAAGATGTGGGCGACATAGTAGAGTTCGGCGGCCTGCTGGGTTCCGGACCTGTAATGAAGGTTAACGGATTCAGCAGCACAGAGTTCATAAAGCGCGGCGGAAGAATTCCGGCCCCAATACACAGTCTTAGAAATTAA
- a CDS encoding ACT domain-containing protein, producing MKAVITVIGQDKVGIIASISNILAEFNVNILDISQTIMQEVFTMIMMTDISQMNTSFSILSDKLENKGKELDLSVKIQHVDIFNSMHRI from the coding sequence GTGAAAGCGGTTATAACCGTTATCGGTCAGGACAAAGTGGGAATAATAGCTTCTATCAGCAATATACTTGCAGAATTCAATGTCAACATACTGGATATTTCTCAGACAATCATGCAGGAAGTTTTTACTATGATAATGATGACTGACATTTCTCAAATGAATACAAGCTTTTCCATACTGTCCGATAAGCTTGAAAACAAGGGAAAAGAGCTTGATTTATCAGTTAAGATCCAGCACGTGGATATTTTCAACTCCATGCATAGAATATAG
- a CDS encoding citrate/2-methylcitrate synthase, with protein sequence MDKMTKIINELSYLVENNCKIDPDFYTKYNVKRGLRNSDGTGVLVGLTGIGEVHGYVIDEGERKPDEGRLSYRGIDVRDIVEGFQSEKRFGFEEVCYLLLFGELPDKARLDQFNELIGQYRTLPDNFTEDMILKAPSMDIMNKLARSVLACYSYDPNPDDTSLSNMLRQSLELIARFPTMVAYAYQAKSHYYGGKSLFIHMPQAELSIAENILYLIRPDNKYTSEEAELLDLALVLHAEHGGGNNSAFATRVVSSSGTDTYSAIAAAVGSLKGPKHGGANNKVMSMMEDIKANISNWADEEEVAEYLAKILRKEAYDKSGLIYGVGHAVYTLSDPRSILLKEKAEGLAKETGKIDEFNLYTTIERLAPKIFMEVKGSGKDIAANVDFYSGFVYSMMNIPPELFTPIFAVSRIVGWCAHRIEELIGVQRIIRPAYKSVVRGKTYIPINER encoded by the coding sequence ATGGATAAAATGACGAAAATAATAAATGAATTATCATATTTAGTTGAGAACAACTGTAAAATCGATCCTGACTTTTATACTAAATATAATGTAAAAAGAGGTTTGAGAAATAGTGACGGCACAGGAGTATTGGTAGGACTCACCGGTATAGGAGAGGTGCATGGCTATGTCATAGACGAAGGTGAAAGAAAACCTGATGAAGGCCGCCTAAGCTACAGAGGTATAGACGTAAGGGATATAGTAGAAGGATTTCAGAGTGAGAAAAGGTTTGGATTTGAGGAAGTATGCTATCTCCTTTTGTTTGGGGAGCTTCCTGACAAAGCCAGACTTGACCAATTCAATGAACTTATCGGACAGTACCGTACACTTCCGGACAATTTTACTGAAGACATGATATTAAAGGCGCCTAGTATGGACATTATGAATAAGCTGGCAAGAAGTGTTCTTGCATGTTATTCTTATGATCCAAATCCGGATGATACAAGCTTAAGCAATATGTTGAGGCAAAGTCTTGAATTGATTGCACGTTTCCCTACAATGGTAGCTTATGCATATCAGGCAAAGTCACATTATTATGGAGGCAAAAGTCTTTTTATACATATGCCTCAGGCTGAATTAAGCATAGCAGAAAATATATTGTATCTTATCAGACCTGATAATAAGTATACAAGTGAAGAAGCAGAACTTCTTGATCTTGCGCTTGTTCTTCACGCAGAACATGGTGGGGGCAACAACTCTGCGTTTGCAACGAGGGTAGTATCGTCTTCAGGTACTGATACTTATTCGGCTATAGCGGCTGCTGTCGGTTCTCTAAAAGGTCCCAAACATGGTGGAGCAAATAATAAAGTAATGAGTATGATGGAGGATATAAAAGCAAATATATCCAACTGGGCAGATGAAGAAGAAGTAGCTGAGTATCTCGCGAAAATATTGAGAAAAGAAGCGTATGACAAATCAGGACTTATCTATGGTGTAGGCCATGCGGTATATACGCTTTCGGATCCAAGATCCATTCTTCTAAAAGAAAAGGCTGAGGGTTTGGCTAAGGAAACAGGAAAAATAGATGAATTTAATCTTTACACAACAATCGAGAGATTGGCTCCAAAGATTTTTATGGAGGTTAAGGGTTCCGGTAAGGATATAGCTGCAAATGTCGATTTTTACTCCGGTTTTGTTTACAGTATGATGAATATACCGCCGGAATTGTTTACACCGATTTTTGCTGTATCAAGAATTGTAGGCTGGTGTGCTCATAGAATAGAGGAGCTAATAGGGGTACAGAGAATCATAAGACCGGCTTACAAGAGTGTTGTAAGAGGTAAGACATATATTCCGATTAATGAAAGATAA
- the asnS gene encoding asparagine--tRNA ligase: MLNKTIKQLYREIKESVNQTVRISGWVRTVRDSKTFGFIEINDGSFFKSIQVVFEEARISNFKEISKLGVGASIIVEGELVETPNAKQPFEIKADKIIVEGQCPPEYPLQKKRHSFEFLRTIAHLRPRTNAFSAVFRIRSLAAYAIHKFFQERGFVNVHTPIITGSDCEGAGEMFRVTTFDLDNIPKSQQGDIDFSKDFFGKATNLTVSGQLAGEAYCMAFRNIYTFGPTFRAENSNTARHAAEFWMIEPEIAFADLKDDMKLAEDMLKFIINYVMENAPEEMEFFNNFVDNTLLDRLNNIVNSDFGHVTYTEAIEILKKNKDKFEYPVEWGSDLQTEHERYLTEQVYKKPVFVTDYPKEIKAFYMRLNDDNKTVAAMDLLVPGVGEIIGGSQREERLEFLERRLDELGLCKEDYWWYLELRKYGGTKHAGFGLGFERAIMYMTGMTNIRDVIPFPRTTKSADF; the protein is encoded by the coding sequence ATGCTGAATAAGACGATAAAGCAATTATACAGAGAAATAAAAGAATCAGTTAATCAGACTGTTAGGATTTCCGGATGGGTGAGGACTGTAAGGGATTCCAAAACATTCGGATTTATAGAGATAAATGACGGTTCCTTCTTTAAGAGCATACAGGTGGTGTTTGAAGAGGCCAGGATATCCAACTTCAAAGAGATATCCAAACTTGGAGTCGGTGCATCTATTATAGTAGAAGGCGAACTAGTAGAAACACCAAATGCAAAACAGCCTTTTGAGATAAAGGCCGACAAAATAATAGTTGAAGGGCAATGCCCACCCGAATACCCGTTGCAGAAAAAAAGACATTCCTTCGAGTTTCTGAGAACAATTGCACACTTAAGGCCTAGAACGAACGCGTTTTCAGCGGTATTCAGAATCAGGTCGCTGGCTGCATACGCCATTCATAAGTTTTTTCAGGAAAGAGGTTTTGTAAATGTTCACACTCCGATAATAACTGGGAGTGATTGCGAGGGCGCAGGAGAAATGTTCAGGGTTACCACCTTTGATCTTGATAATATTCCTAAAAGCCAACAGGGTGATATCGATTTTTCAAAAGATTTTTTCGGAAAGGCAACAAATTTGACGGTCAGTGGACAGCTTGCCGGTGAGGCATACTGCATGGCGTTCAGAAACATATATACTTTCGGCCCTACTTTCAGAGCTGAAAACTCAAATACTGCAAGGCATGCCGCTGAATTCTGGATGATAGAGCCTGAAATAGCCTTTGCTGATCTGAAGGATGATATGAAACTTGCTGAGGATATGCTCAAGTTTATTATTAATTATGTTATGGAAAATGCTCCCGAAGAAATGGAGTTTTTCAATAATTTTGTTGACAACACTCTCTTGGATAGATTGAATAATATAGTAAATTCTGATTTCGGACATGTAACTTATACTGAGGCTATAGAAATATTGAAGAAAAACAAGGATAAGTTTGAATACCCTGTGGAATGGGGAAGTGATCTGCAGACAGAACATGAAAGATATCTTACTGAGCAAGTGTACAAAAAGCCGGTCTTTGTAACCGACTATCCGAAAGAAATTAAGGCTTTTTACATGAGACTTAACGATGATAACAAAACCGTGGCAGCAATGGACTTGCTGGTACCTGGTGTAGGAGAGATAATTGGCGGTAGTCAGAGGGAAGAAAGGCTTGAATTTTTGGAGAGAAGACTGGATGAGCTTGGCCTCTGCAAGGAAGATTACTGGTGGTATCTTGAACTGAGGAAGTATGGCGGAACCAAACATGCCGGGTTTGGACTCGGATTTGAAAGAGCCATAATGTATATGACAGGCATGACAAACATAAGAGATGTCATTCCCTTTCCAAGGACTACGAAGTCTGCGGATTTCTGA
- the asnA gene encoding aspartate--ammonia ligase yields MERRSDNLIIPDNYQPALSVRETERAIKVLKDFFENELAKQLNLARVSAPLYLRAETGMNDNLNGVERPVAFDVKGIGGATVEIVHSLAKWKRMALKSYGFSMDEGLYTDMNAIRRDEDLDNLHSVYVDQWDWELIISRENRTVEKLKEIVESIFRVFKRTEDYICDLYPSLDRYLPDNITFITTQELEDMYPHLTPKQREDMISKEKKAVFIMQIGGTLKSGIKHDGRAPDYDDWSLNGDIVFWYPVLNRAFEVSSMGIRVDEASLAVQLKLAGCVDRMHYKFHRDLLEGKLPYTAGGGIGQSRICMFFLGKAHIGEVQASVWPGEMIEECEKANIKLL; encoded by the coding sequence ATGGAGCGAAGAAGCGATAACCTTATAATTCCTGACAATTACCAACCTGCCTTATCCGTCAGAGAAACCGAAAGAGCTATTAAAGTATTAAAGGATTTCTTTGAAAATGAATTAGCAAAACAACTAAACCTTGCAAGAGTCTCAGCACCGTTATATCTGCGTGCGGAAACCGGTATGAATGATAATCTCAATGGAGTAGAAAGACCTGTTGCGTTTGATGTCAAAGGCATAGGAGGTGCTACTGTTGAAATAGTACACTCACTGGCGAAGTGGAAACGTATGGCCTTGAAATCCTATGGCTTCAGCATGGATGAAGGATTATATACAGATATGAATGCTATCCGCAGAGACGAGGACCTGGATAATCTGCATTCTGTATATGTAGACCAGTGGGATTGGGAGCTTATAATCTCAAGAGAAAACCGTACGGTAGAAAAACTGAAAGAGATAGTAGAAAGCATATTTAGGGTGTTTAAAAGGACAGAAGACTACATATGCGATTTATACCCTTCGTTAGACAGATATCTTCCGGATAACATAACGTTTATCACTACGCAGGAACTGGAAGATATGTACCCCCATCTTACCCCGAAACAAAGAGAAGATATGATTTCAAAAGAGAAAAAAGCTGTGTTTATAATGCAGATAGGTGGGACTTTGAAATCAGGCATAAAGCATGATGGAAGAGCTCCCGACTATGATGACTGGTCTCTTAACGGTGATATAGTATTCTGGTATCCGGTTCTAAATAGGGCTTTTGAAGTATCATCAATGGGAATAAGAGTAGATGAAGCATCACTTGCGGTTCAATTAAAGCTTGCAGGTTGTGTGGACCGTATGCATTATAAATTCCATAGAGATTTACTTGAAGGAAAACTCCCTTATACTGCCGGCGGCGGGATAGGTCAATCCAGAATATGCATGTTTTTCCTTGGAAAAGCTCATATAGGGGAAGTACAAGCCTCTGTATGGCCTGGTGAAATGATTGAAGAATGTGAAAAAGCAAATATAAAATTGCTATAA
- the pflA gene encoding pyruvate formate-lyase-activating protein: protein MITGNIHSFETFGTVDGPGIRFVVFMQGCPLRCAYCHNRDTWDASGGSRYTTDDIIKELKKYSSYMKFSRGGITVSGGEPTLQAEFVTELFEKCKEMGIHTALDTSGFIDTEKVTRLLGLTDLVLLDLKHAIDEKHINLTGVSNQKIRKFARYLSEKGIPVWIRYVLVPGYTDDESDLKAAAEFIGELDNIEKIEVLPYHNMGAFKWEKLGEKYPLEGIESPTEEQIQKAINILESRWMKRMP from the coding sequence ATGATTACCGGAAACATACATTCATTTGAGACCTTTGGTACAGTAGACGGGCCTGGCATCAGGTTTGTTGTATTTATGCAGGGATGCCCGCTGAGATGCGCTTACTGTCATAACAGAGATACCTGGGACGCGTCAGGAGGCAGCCGGTATACCACTGATGATATTATCAAGGAACTTAAGAAATACAGCAGCTATATGAAGTTTTCACGCGGTGGAATAACTGTTTCCGGGGGAGAACCTACACTTCAGGCTGAATTCGTAACAGAGCTTTTTGAAAAGTGCAAGGAGATGGGAATACATACTGCTTTAGACACTTCAGGTTTTATTGATACGGAAAAGGTAACCCGTCTGCTTGGGCTTACCGACTTGGTGCTGCTGGATTTGAAGCATGCGATAGATGAAAAGCATATTAATCTGACAGGCGTGAGTAACCAAAAGATCAGGAAGTTTGCCCGCTACCTCAGTGAAAAGGGAATTCCTGTTTGGATACGGTATGTACTGGTGCCCGGATATACGGATGATGAAAGTGATTTAAAAGCTGCAGCTGAGTTTATTGGGGAACTGGACAATATAGAAAAAATTGAAGTTCTTCCTTATCATAATATGGGAGCCTTCAAGTGGGAGAAGTTGGGGGAAAAATATCCTCTTGAAGGAATAGAAAGCCCGACTGAAGAGCAGATACAAAAAGCAATAAACATATTGGAAAGCAGGTGGATGAAAAGGATGCCTTAA